The proteins below are encoded in one region of Sminthopsis crassicaudata isolate SCR6 chromosome 1, ASM4859323v1, whole genome shotgun sequence:
- the GDPD3 gene encoding lysophospholipase D GDPD3, with the protein MEGSLRLKGGGDMAWGGPGPRMSRPGSSPIGWASCQWQAQQVLGAWWSHRGSLLQPQQSKPAVRRTGEVAEGKPFLLEPETLPSHPLMSASTVTSFLYYALPALGGYTLLSLFFLRRPHLLHVPLHRAFRCQFAAHRGGSGERLENTMEALENSMTQRPDLFELDCHLTRDGQVVVSHDGNLFRQSGLNKNIQDVDYKDLPLYREELEVYFSPGKFAHGSDRKMISLEDVFQRFPQIPVSVEVKTDNEKLINKIASLVKQFGRNEITIWASTKNSVMKKCRVANPEMPTSFTVLRALWLVLMYYMGLLPFFSIREKFLLCFLPTIINRTYFPFRYSALNRLAAALTKSLIMRRSLIRHLEERGIQVVFWCLNEESDFEVAYRLGATGVMTDYPTALRHYLDNHPQKSNQSNLDR; encoded by the exons ATGGAAGGCAGCCTGAGACTGAAGGGGGGTGGGGACATGGCCTGGGGCGGTCCAGGTCCCAGGATGTCCCGCCCTGGCTCAAGCCCTATCGGCTGGGCCTCCTGCCAGTGGCAGGCTCAGCAGGTCCTTGGGGCGTGGTGGAGCCATAGAGGTAGCCTTCTGCAGCCCCAGCAGAGCAAACCTGCAGTCAGAAGAACTGGAGAGGTAGCCGAGGGGAAGCCTTTCCTGCTGGAGCCTGAGACCCTCCCATCTCACCCTCTGATGTCGGCCTCTACCGTGACCTCCTTTCTCTACTATGCCCTCCCTGCCTTGGGGGGCTATACTTTGCTCTCCCTGTTCTTCCTTCGTCGACCTCATCTACTCCATGTTCCTCTGCATCGAGCCTTCCGCTGCCAATTTGCTGCCCACAGAGGGG GTTCTGGAGAACGGCTTGAGAATACCATGGAAGCCCTTGAGAA CTCTATGACCCAACGACCAGACCTCTTTGAGCTGGACTGCCATCTGACCCGGGATGGCCAAGTTGTTGTCTCCCATGATGGGAACCTATTTCGACAATCTGGCCTGAACAAGAATATTCAGGATGTAGACTATAAG GACCTGCCTCTTTACAGGGAGGAGTTGGAAGTGTACTTCTCCCCAG GCAAATTTGCACATGGATCAGACCGAAAGATGATTAGTCTAGAAGATGTTTTCCAGAGATTCCCTCAAATACCAGTATCTGTGGAAGTGAAAACAGACAATGAGAAACTAATTAACAAG ATCGCCTCATTGGTcaagcaatttggcagaaatgAAATCACCATCTGGGCTTCTACAAAGAATTCTGTCATGAAGAAATGCCGTGTAGCT AATCCAGAAATGCCAACTTCTTTCACTGTACTTCGAGCTCTTTGGTTGGTGTTGATGTACTACATGGGACTGTTGCCCTTCTTTTCCATCCGTGAGAAATTCCTGCTGTGCTTCCTGCCCACCATCATCAATAG GACCTACTTCCCATTTCGGTACTCTGCTTTGAATAGATTGGCAGCAGCCTTAACTAAGAG CCTGATCATGAGGAGAAGTCTAATCAGGCATCTTGAAGAAAGAGGGATACAA GTTGTGTTTTGGTGCCTTAATGAAGAATCCGATTTTGAAGTAGCATATAGGCTGGGAGCCACAGGGGTCATGACGGATTACCCTACTGCCCTTCGGCATTACCTGGACAATCACCCCCAGAAATCTAACCAGAGCAACTTGGACAGGTGA